In a genomic window of Longimicrobiaceae bacterium:
- a CDS encoding 3'(2'),5'-bisphosphate nucleotidase CysQ → LYARLCPAHAPPRDRLPGVRPVTDLHSDLRTASSIARAAGAAAMRFYGTTASVAKADESPVTAADHAANDVIVAGLREAFPGDAILSEESKDSAERLSARRVWIVDPLDGTKEFLAQNGEFSIMIGLAVDGEAVLGVVYLPAIDVLYAGAPGEGAWVERDGEREPLTRGAADPAALRLVGSRSHAEPLVERLREALGITDVAPCGSVGVKCTRIAHDQRDLYLHPVPYLKEWDTCAPEAILRAAGGTVTDCRGESLRYNKPDPRQPHGIFACAPGVAEMVMGKWLGMYGEAGGKQGVRSQGS, encoded by the coding sequence TCTCTACGCACGCCTGTGCCCGGCGCACGCCCCACCTCGAGACCGGCTTCCGGGGGTGCGCCCGGTGACCGATCTGCACTCCGACCTCCGCACGGCTAGCTCCATCGCCCGTGCCGCCGGCGCGGCGGCGATGCGCTTCTACGGCACCACCGCCTCGGTGGCCAAGGCGGACGAGTCGCCGGTGACGGCGGCCGACCACGCGGCCAACGACGTGATCGTCGCGGGCCTGCGGGAGGCCTTTCCGGGGGACGCAATCCTCTCCGAGGAGTCGAAGGATTCGGCGGAGCGCCTCTCTGCGCGCCGGGTCTGGATCGTGGACCCGCTCGACGGCACCAAGGAGTTCCTCGCGCAGAACGGCGAGTTCTCGATCATGATCGGCCTCGCCGTCGACGGCGAGGCGGTGCTGGGGGTGGTCTACCTGCCGGCGATCGACGTCCTCTACGCCGGTGCGCCAGGGGAGGGAGCGTGGGTCGAGCGCGATGGCGAGCGCGAGCCGCTCACTCGCGGCGCCGCCGATCCCGCCGCGCTGCGCCTGGTCGGCTCGCGCAGCCACGCCGAGCCGCTGGTCGAGCGGCTGCGGGAGGCGCTCGGCATCACCGACGTCGCCCCCTGCGGCTCCGTGGGGGTCAAGTGCACTCGCATCGCCCACGACCAGCGCGACCTCTACCTGCACCCCGTCCCCTACCTCAAGGAGTGGGACACCTGCGCCCCCGAGGCGATCCTTCGCGCCGCGGGCGGAACCGTCACCGACTGCCGCGGCGAATCGCTCCGCTACAACAAGCCGGATCCCCGTCAGCCGCATGGAATCTTCGCTTGTGCGCCGGGGGTGGCGGAGATGGTAATGGGGAAATGGTTGGGAATGTATGGGGAAGCGGGGGGGAAGCAGGGAGTTAGGAGTCAAGGGAGTTAG